The following coding sequences are from one Brooklawnia cerclae window:
- a CDS encoding NADH:flavin oxidoreductase/NADH oxidase yields the protein MSHALFEPITLRGLEIRNRLWVPPMCQYVVEARDGVPVPWHLMHYGSLARGGAGAIIVEATGVVPEGRISANDLGLWNDAQRDGFRPVVDLVHGLGAKIGIQLAHAGRKASVYREWGVPRSGAMSPEDGAWQTVAPSAVAFPGLAEPVALDEAGIAGVVDAFAAAARRAVDAGFDFLEIHSAHGYLLHEFLSPLSNLRTDEYGGSLENRARLLLRVVDAVRGVIEDSVPLSVRLSATEWVDGGVTVEETSQVVTWLGQHGVDLADISSGGNVAQAPIPVGPGYQVPLATAVKQATGLTVAAVGMIDEPFQAEQIVATGLADIVLVGREFLRDTSFGLHAAERLKVQLPYVPYPYQRAFRR from the coding sequence ATGAGTCACGCACTGTTCGAGCCCATCACCCTGCGCGGGCTCGAGATCCGCAACCGCCTGTGGGTGCCCCCGATGTGCCAGTACGTCGTCGAGGCACGCGACGGAGTTCCCGTCCCGTGGCATCTGATGCACTACGGCTCGCTGGCGCGCGGCGGCGCCGGGGCGATCATCGTGGAGGCGACCGGTGTCGTTCCCGAGGGACGCATCAGCGCCAACGACCTCGGTCTGTGGAACGACGCCCAGCGCGACGGTTTCCGTCCGGTCGTCGACCTCGTCCACGGCCTCGGTGCGAAGATCGGCATCCAACTGGCCCACGCCGGCCGCAAGGCATCGGTCTACAGGGAATGGGGTGTGCCGCGGAGCGGCGCGATGTCGCCCGAGGACGGCGCGTGGCAGACGGTCGCACCCTCCGCGGTGGCCTTCCCCGGCCTGGCCGAGCCCGTCGCGCTCGACGAGGCCGGGATCGCCGGAGTCGTGGACGCGTTCGCCGCCGCCGCTCGCCGGGCGGTGGACGCGGGCTTCGACTTCCTGGAGATCCACTCCGCGCACGGATACCTGTTGCACGAGTTCTTGTCACCTCTGAGCAATTTGCGCACCGACGAGTACGGCGGGTCGCTGGAGAACCGCGCCCGGTTGCTGCTGAGGGTCGTGGACGCGGTCCGCGGTGTGATCGAGGACTCCGTACCGCTCAGCGTGCGGCTGTCGGCGACCGAGTGGGTGGACGGGGGCGTCACCGTCGAGGAGACCTCCCAGGTCGTGACCTGGCTCGGCCAGCATGGGGTCGACCTGGCCGACATCTCGTCGGGCGGCAACGTCGCCCAGGCTCCGATCCCGGTCGGCCCCGGCTACCAGGTGCCCCTGGCAACGGCGGTCAAGCAGGCCACCGGGCTCACGGTGGCTGCTGTCGGCATGATCGACGAGCCCTTCCAGGCCGAGCAGATCGTCGCCACAGGGCTCGCCGACATCGTCCTGGTGGGCCGGGAATTCCTGCGCGACACCAGCTTCGGCCTGCATGCCGCGGAGCGCCTCAAGGTGCAACTGCCCTACGTGCCGTACCCCTACCAACGGGCTTTCCGGCGCTGA
- a CDS encoding helix-turn-helix domain-containing protein gives MRELEHPEIDDIRIDAVLAALADPVRRSIVTELAAGNHDMVCSAFDLPVTNSTKTHHFRVLREAGIIRQEYRGTSIHNSLRIDDLDARFPGLLSAILTAD, from the coding sequence GTGCGAGAACTGGAACACCCGGAGATCGACGACATCCGCATCGATGCGGTGCTCGCCGCGCTCGCCGACCCCGTGCGCCGCAGCATCGTCACCGAACTCGCCGCGGGGAATCACGACATGGTCTGCAGTGCCTTCGACCTACCCGTGACGAACTCGACGAAGACCCATCACTTCCGCGTCCTGCGCGAGGCCGGCATCATCCGGCAGGAGTACCGCGGCACCTCGATCCACAACTCGCTGCGCATCGACGACCTGGACGCCCGCTTCCCCGGTCTGCTCTCCGCGATCCTGACGGCCGACTGA
- a CDS encoding Fe-only nitrogenase accessory AnfO family protein, translating to MKIAALLDQSGRAASPKRGGTIYVYEREGDTWSSSQRLEFFAGECDSMDDLRAYFATVTEWLGDCQVLAARAANGYYRVAFGSLGVVLWEVNGYPEQFVQEIERFYAQARAAAPAETIEPIAVIEPVPERAGHYRVDLREAMAVKGAHNSRQVLLPFFREANFLRLDIICDHVPRWFSDELPTLGLRADVESHSDLTRVHVHPVKSSG from the coding sequence ATGAAGATCGCGGCGTTGCTCGACCAGTCGGGTCGTGCGGCCAGCCCCAAGAGGGGCGGCACCATCTACGTGTACGAGCGTGAGGGCGATACGTGGTCGTCCTCACAGCGGCTCGAGTTCTTCGCGGGTGAGTGCGACTCGATGGACGACCTGCGAGCCTATTTCGCGACCGTGACCGAGTGGCTGGGCGACTGCCAGGTGCTGGCCGCCAGGGCTGCGAACGGCTACTACCGGGTCGCCTTCGGCAGCCTCGGCGTCGTCCTGTGGGAGGTCAACGGCTACCCGGAGCAGTTCGTCCAGGAGATCGAGCGTTTCTACGCCCAGGCCAGGGCGGCGGCACCAGCGGAGACGATCGAGCCGATCGCCGTGATCGAGCCGGTGCCCGAGAGGGCGGGTCACTACCGCGTCGACCTGCGTGAGGCGATGGCGGTCAAGGGCGCCCACAATTCCCGGCAGGTGCTCCTGCCGTTCTTCCGCGAGGCCAACTTCCTGCGGTTGGACATCATCTGCGACCACGTCCCGCGCTGGTTCTCCGACGAACTGCCCACTCTCGGTCTCCGGGCGGACGTGGAGTCGCACTCGGATCTGACGCGCGTCCACGTCCATCCGGTCAAGTCGTCCGGATAG
- a CDS encoding membrane-binding protein: protein MPTIALDLQGISSYTTYASGGMRECHVDQPNVVHTSCGDLVPRYSRPDVRSKDMKSLSFCESGAIRSICLDAQTMVDTPLGAFPAELVTFFEDGVLDSVFPLNGQIGFSWSQDDEKALADDFTFEFGFGSITAKIIGVRFYPSGKVKSVILWPGEVVPVATPLGVFQGRAGVRVFETGELESFEPAAPVSLTTPIGPVMAYDVDALEMDADENSVRFDATGNLVRVATSGDVIANSPAVGHKRFSSRTRMALSKDVPVKLPISITFGNDTVTISNDRQTEAFVISQSRFLVLPDIDVMGLCADGCDTCALGCVS, encoded by the coding sequence ATGCCGACCATTGCGTTGGATCTCCAGGGGATCTCCAGCTACACCACATACGCCTCGGGCGGGATGCGGGAATGTCACGTGGATCAGCCGAACGTGGTGCACACGAGTTGCGGCGATCTTGTGCCCCGCTATTCGCGGCCCGACGTTCGCAGCAAGGACATGAAGTCCCTGTCGTTCTGCGAGAGCGGAGCGATTCGCAGCATCTGCCTGGACGCGCAGACCATGGTGGACACACCGCTGGGCGCGTTTCCCGCCGAACTGGTGACGTTCTTCGAGGACGGTGTCCTCGACAGCGTTTTCCCGCTCAACGGCCAGATCGGGTTCTCCTGGTCACAGGACGACGAGAAGGCTCTCGCTGACGACTTCACCTTCGAGTTCGGTTTCGGGTCCATCACGGCGAAGATCATCGGAGTCCGCTTCTATCCCAGCGGGAAGGTGAAGAGCGTCATCCTGTGGCCCGGCGAGGTCGTCCCCGTGGCCACGCCGCTCGGCGTCTTCCAGGGCAGGGCCGGCGTCCGCGTGTTCGAGACCGGAGAGCTCGAGTCGTTCGAGCCCGCCGCACCCGTCAGCCTGACCACCCCCATCGGGCCGGTCATGGCCTACGACGTGGACGCCCTGGAGATGGACGCCGACGAGAACTCGGTGCGATTCGACGCCACGGGCAACCTCGTCCGCGTCGCCACCTCCGGCGATGTCATCGCGAACAGCCCGGCCGTCGGTCACAAGCGGTTCTCGTCCAGGACGCGGATGGCGCTGTCGAAGGACGTGCCCGTGAAGTTGCCCATCAGCATCACGTTCGGCAACGACACCGTGACGATCTCCAACGACCGGCAGACCGAGGCGTTCGTCATCTCCCAGAGCCGGTTCCTGGTGCTCCCGGACATCGACGTGATGGGGCTGTGCGCCGACGGGTGCGACACATGCGCCCTCGGCTGCGTCTCGTGA
- a CDS encoding pyridoxamine 5'-phosphate oxidase family protein — protein sequence MTEIAYTERVCEDSEEISRFLETQRVGILGLPADDYPYAVPVNYVYLDGSVYFHGMGSGRKVGMLEAEPKVCFTVYEEYGTVTAPMACHADTAYMSVMVFGTAHRVDDSGEAARALQALVDKLLPGYYRAPIADGLVERYRSSKDGNAVAVFRVTPDRLTAKANRADPEELFTSQA from the coding sequence GTGACCGAGATCGCCTACACGGAACGAGTGTGTGAGGACAGCGAGGAGATATCGCGTTTCCTGGAGACCCAGAGGGTGGGGATCCTCGGGCTGCCGGCGGACGACTATCCCTATGCGGTGCCGGTGAACTACGTCTACCTCGACGGCAGCGTGTACTTCCACGGCATGGGGTCGGGCCGGAAGGTCGGCATGCTCGAGGCGGAACCCAAGGTGTGCTTCACCGTCTACGAGGAGTACGGGACGGTGACTGCGCCGATGGCCTGTCATGCGGACACGGCCTACATGAGCGTGATGGTCTTCGGGACGGCGCATCGGGTCGACGACTCCGGGGAGGCCGCCCGGGCACTGCAGGCGCTCGTGGACAAGCTGCTGCCCGGCTACTACCGCGCGCCGATCGCCGACGGCCTGGTCGAACGGTATCGGTCGTCCAAGGACGGCAACGCCGTCGCCGTGTTCCGGGTGACCCCGGACAGGTTGACCGCCAAGGCGAATCGCGCGGACCCAGAAGAGCTTTTCACTTCGCAGGCCTGA
- the anfK gene encoding Fe-only nitrogenase subunit beta: protein MDTCQLKEKERAGTINPIFTCQPCGAQYASIGIKDCIGIVHGGQGCVMFVRLLFSQHFKESFEIASSSLHEDGAVFGALNRVEEAVDVLLTRYPDVKVVPIISTCSTEVIGDDIDGVVTKLENGLLKEKFPGREVHLIPIHTPSFVGSMISGYDLAVKEFVSHFAEKGEPNGKINFITGWVNPGDVTALKHLLAEMDIDATVLFETETFDAPLMPSGNHVAHGETTVEDIAGTANAIGTIALNRYEGGQAAAFLSDKFGVPAIVGPSPIGIRNTDTLLKNLSTMTGKPIPESLVRERGIALDAITDLTHMFFADKKVAIYGNPDLVVGLAEFCLDLEMKPVLLLLGDDNSHYDRDPRIQALQANITHGMEIVTNADLWDLEGRIKDEGLELDLILGHSKGRFISIDHKVPMVRVGFPVYDRAGKYRHPVMGYAGAIHLAEEMANALFTDMEYKKSKEWVLNVW, encoded by the coding sequence ATGGACACGTGTCAGTTGAAGGAGAAGGAACGGGCGGGGACGATCAACCCCATTTTCACCTGCCAGCCGTGCGGGGCCCAATACGCGAGCATCGGCATCAAGGACTGCATCGGGATCGTCCACGGCGGTCAGGGTTGCGTGATGTTCGTCCGGCTGCTCTTCTCCCAGCATTTCAAGGAGAGCTTCGAGATCGCCTCGTCCTCGCTCCACGAGGACGGCGCGGTGTTCGGTGCACTCAACCGCGTCGAGGAGGCGGTCGACGTGCTCCTGACTCGGTACCCCGATGTCAAGGTGGTGCCCATCATCTCGACCTGCTCCACCGAGGTGATCGGTGACGACATCGACGGGGTCGTGACGAAGCTCGAGAACGGCCTGCTCAAGGAGAAGTTCCCCGGTCGCGAGGTGCACCTGATCCCCATCCACACGCCCAGCTTCGTGGGGAGCATGATCAGCGGCTACGACCTCGCGGTGAAGGAGTTCGTCAGCCATTTCGCCGAGAAGGGTGAGCCGAACGGGAAGATCAACTTCATCACCGGATGGGTCAACCCCGGGGATGTGACGGCCTTGAAGCACCTGCTGGCCGAGATGGACATCGACGCCACCGTGCTGTTCGAGACCGAGACCTTCGACGCGCCCCTGATGCCCTCGGGCAACCACGTCGCGCACGGCGAGACGACGGTGGAAGACATCGCCGGGACGGCCAACGCCATCGGGACCATCGCGCTCAACCGCTACGAGGGAGGTCAGGCCGCGGCGTTCCTCTCCGACAAGTTCGGCGTCCCCGCGATCGTCGGCCCCTCGCCCATCGGCATCCGCAACACGGACACCCTGCTGAAGAACCTGAGCACCATGACGGGCAAGCCGATTCCGGAGTCCCTGGTGCGGGAGCGGGGCATCGCCCTCGACGCCATCACGGATCTGACCCACATGTTCTTCGCGGACAAGAAGGTGGCCATCTACGGCAATCCGGATCTAGTGGTCGGCCTGGCCGAGTTCTGCCTGGACCTGGAGATGAAGCCGGTGCTCCTGCTCCTGGGTGACGACAACAGTCACTACGACCGGGATCCGCGCATCCAGGCGTTGCAGGCCAACATCACGCACGGCATGGAGATCGTCACGAACGCCGACCTGTGGGACCTGGAGGGCCGCATAAAGGACGAGGGTCTGGAGTTGGACCTGATCCTGGGGCATTCGAAGGGACGATTCATCTCCATCGACCACAAGGTGCCGATGGTGCGGGTCGGCTTCCCCGTCTACGACCGGGCCGGGAAATACCGCCATCCGGTCATGGGCTACGCGGGGGCGATCCACCTGGCCGAGGAGATGGCCAACGCCCTGTTCACCGACATGGAATACAAGAAGAGCAAGGAATGGGTGCTGAACGTCTGGTAG
- the anfG gene encoding Fe-only nitrogenase subunit delta, with amino-acid sequence MTEEKQSEYMELLLDHIMKKCLWQFHSRAWDRERQNEHILGMTCDLLCGEEIVPSTPEDKCYYADALDLSRAYRNKFGWLDDLSAQEIRQVMQALREKLDYLTITGSLNEELTDTHY; translated from the coding sequence ATGACCGAAGAAAAGCAGAGCGAGTACATGGAACTGCTGCTGGACCACATCATGAAGAAATGCCTGTGGCAGTTCCACTCCCGTGCCTGGGACCGGGAACGGCAGAACGAGCACATCCTCGGCATGACCTGTGACCTGTTGTGCGGGGAGGAGATCGTGCCCTCCACGCCGGAGGACAAGTGCTACTACGCGGATGCTCTTGACCTCTCGCGCGCCTACCGGAACAAGTTCGGCTGGCTCGACGACCTCAGCGCCCAGGAGATCCGGCAGGTGATGCAGGCCCTGCGGGAGAAGCTGGACTACCTGACCATCACGGGGTCTTTGAACGAAGAGCTGACGGACACCCATTACTAG
- the anfD gene encoding nitrogenase iron-iron protein, alpha chain: MPYHLFKCSESIPEREKHAVIKGEGEDLSDALPLGYLNTIPGTLSERGCAYCGAKHVIGTPMKDVIHLSHGPVGCTYDTWQTKRYISDNDNFQLKYTFATDMKEQHVVFGAEEQLRKSIKEAFAAFPDIKRMTIYQTCASALIGDDIEALANEIMDEMPDVDIFVCNSPGFGGPSQSGGHHKINIAWVNQKVGTVEPEIKSDYVINYVGEYNIQGDQEVMNDFFRRMGIQVLSTFTGNGSYDDLRGMHKAQLNVLECARSAEYICNELRVRYGIPRLDIDGFGFEPLSASLRKVATFFGIEDRAEAIISEETARWKPELEWYKARLQGKKVCLWPGGSKLWHWANAIHEEMGVEVVSVYTKFGHQGDMEKGISRCEVGALAIDDPNELEGMEAMETLKPDCIFTGKRPGEVAKKVRVPYLNAHAYHNGPWKGYEGWVRFARDIYDAVYSPIHELSLLDISKDEIPTDKGFVTRQMLSDVNLPAEVRDDPNLREYTGAIDSVARLREREYPEFVLTETGEADADASLKIGA; this comes from the coding sequence ATGCCGTATCACCTGTTCAAGTGCAGCGAATCGATCCCTGAGAGGGAGAAGCACGCAGTCATCAAGGGCGAGGGGGAGGATCTCTCCGACGCGCTCCCGCTGGGCTACCTCAACACCATCCCCGGCACCTTGTCCGAGCGGGGCTGCGCCTACTGCGGCGCCAAGCACGTCATCGGCACCCCGATGAAGGACGTCATCCACCTGAGCCACGGCCCGGTCGGATGCACGTACGACACCTGGCAGACCAAGCGCTACATCAGCGACAACGACAACTTCCAGCTGAAGTACACCTTCGCGACCGACATGAAGGAACAGCACGTCGTCTTCGGCGCCGAGGAGCAGTTGCGCAAGAGCATCAAGGAGGCATTCGCGGCCTTCCCCGACATCAAGCGCATGACGATCTACCAGACCTGCGCGTCCGCCCTGATCGGTGACGACATCGAGGCCCTGGCGAACGAGATCATGGACGAGATGCCCGATGTGGACATCTTCGTCTGCAACTCGCCTGGTTTCGGGGGCCCCAGCCAGTCCGGCGGTCACCACAAGATCAACATCGCCTGGGTCAACCAGAAGGTCGGCACGGTCGAGCCGGAGATCAAGAGCGACTACGTCATCAACTACGTCGGGGAATACAACATCCAGGGTGACCAGGAAGTCATGAACGACTTCTTCAGGAGGATGGGCATCCAGGTGCTGTCGACCTTCACCGGCAACGGCTCCTACGACGATCTGCGGGGCATGCACAAGGCCCAGCTGAACGTCCTGGAGTGCGCACGGTCGGCGGAGTACATCTGCAACGAGTTGCGGGTGCGGTACGGCATCCCCCGGCTGGACATCGACGGCTTCGGGTTCGAGCCGCTGTCGGCGTCCCTGCGAAAGGTCGCCACGTTCTTCGGGATCGAGGATCGTGCAGAGGCCATCATCTCGGAGGAGACCGCCCGCTGGAAGCCGGAACTCGAATGGTACAAGGCACGACTGCAGGGCAAGAAGGTCTGCCTGTGGCCAGGCGGGTCGAAGCTGTGGCACTGGGCCAACGCGATCCACGAGGAGATGGGCGTCGAGGTCGTCTCCGTGTACACGAAGTTCGGTCACCAGGGTGACATGGAGAAAGGCATCTCCCGCTGCGAGGTGGGTGCGCTGGCCATCGACGACCCGAACGAACTCGAGGGCATGGAGGCCATGGAGACACTCAAGCCCGACTGCATCTTCACCGGGAAGCGTCCCGGAGAGGTGGCCAAGAAGGTCCGGGTGCCCTACCTCAACGCTCACGCCTACCACAACGGACCCTGGAAGGGGTACGAGGGCTGGGTGCGCTTCGCCCGCGACATCTACGACGCGGTCTACTCGCCCATCCACGAGTTGTCCCTGCTCGACATCAGCAAGGACGAGATCCCCACAGACAAGGGATTCGTCACGCGGCAGATGCTGTCGGACGTGAACCTGCCCGCCGAGGTGCGCGACGACCCGAACCTGCGGGAGTACACGGGCGCCATCGACTCGGTCGCCAGACTGCGCGAGCGCGAGTACCCCGAGTTCGTCCTCACCGAGACCGGCGAGGCGGACGCGGACGCGTCGCTCAAGATCGGCGCCTGA
- the nifH gene encoding nitrogenase iron protein, translating into MAMTRKIAFYGKGGIGKSTTQQNTAAAMTHFYDQKVFIHGCDPKADSTRLILNGKPQETLMDVLRQEGAEKVTNAKVIKQGYSGIQCVESGGPEPGVGCAGRGVITAIDLMEKNNAYTDDLDFVFFDVLGDVVCGGFAMPIRDGKAQEVYIVASGEMMAIYAANNICKGLLKYAKQSGVRLGGVVCNSRRVDREQEFIEEFTAAIGTKMIHFVPRDNIVQKAEFNKKTVVEYHAEENQAHEYAELARKIIENEDFVVPSPLSMDELEKMVVKYGIGD; encoded by the coding sequence TTGGCTATGACCCGAAAGATCGCCTTCTACGGCAAAGGTGGAATCGGAAAGTCCACGACCCAGCAGAACACCGCTGCGGCGATGACCCACTTCTACGATCAGAAGGTCTTCATCCATGGTTGCGACCCGAAGGCGGACTCGACCCGCCTGATCCTGAACGGAAAGCCGCAGGAGACCCTCATGGACGTCCTGCGGCAGGAGGGCGCCGAGAAGGTCACCAACGCGAAGGTCATCAAGCAGGGGTACTCCGGCATCCAGTGCGTCGAGTCCGGTGGCCCCGAGCCGGGCGTCGGCTGCGCCGGCCGTGGCGTCATCACCGCCATCGACCTGATGGAGAAGAACAACGCCTACACCGACGATCTGGACTTCGTCTTCTTCGACGTCCTGGGCGACGTCGTGTGTGGCGGGTTCGCGATGCCGATCCGCGATGGCAAGGCGCAGGAGGTCTACATCGTGGCCTCGGGCGAGATGATGGCCATCTACGCGGCGAACAACATCTGCAAGGGCCTGCTCAAGTACGCCAAGCAGAGCGGCGTGCGGCTCGGCGGCGTCGTGTGCAACAGCCGGCGCGTCGACCGGGAGCAGGAGTTCATCGAGGAGTTCACCGCCGCGATCGGCACGAAGATGATCCACTTCGTCCCGCGCGACAACATCGTTCAGAAGGCGGAGTTCAACAAGAAGACCGTCGTGGAGTACCACGCCGAGGAGAACCAGGCACACGAGTACGCCGAGCTGGCCCGGAAGATCATCGAGAACGAGGACTTCGTCGTCCCATCGCCGCTGAGCATGGACGAGCTCGAGAAGATGGTCGTCAAGTACGGCATCGGCGACTAG
- a CDS encoding MarR family winged helix-turn-helix transcriptional regulator yields the protein MDSDDHGPEPDRGDDLGALADLTVRIARKLAAHRFQDPEIMPLSDLDGMVLRHIDDHPGISPSQLAADLVLQTSNASASLRSLEAKGFLTRVPDPSDGRCVQLFPTDAARRSSERVRAEWGRLLDPLVPPEADVPATVVLLRALDSSLS from the coding sequence ATGGACAGCGACGATCACGGGCCGGAACCGGACCGTGGCGACGACCTGGGCGCGCTGGCCGACCTCACCGTGCGGATCGCGAGGAAGCTCGCGGCGCACCGGTTCCAGGATCCCGAGATCATGCCCCTGAGCGATCTCGACGGCATGGTGCTGCGTCACATCGACGACCATCCCGGCATCAGCCCGTCGCAACTCGCCGCGGACCTCGTCCTCCAGACCAGCAACGCCAGCGCGAGCCTGCGGTCACTCGAGGCGAAGGGATTCCTGACGCGGGTGCCCGACCCGAGTGACGGGCGGTGCGTCCAACTGTTCCCGACCGACGCGGCCCGGCGAAGCTCCGAGCGGGTTCGCGCCGAGTGGGGCCGTCTGCTCGATCCGCTCGTCCCGCCTGAGGCCGACGTGCCCGCGACGGTCGTGCTGTTGCGGGCGCTCGACTCGTCGTTGAGTTGA
- a CDS encoding Bcr/CflA family efflux MFS transporter, which produces MHQSRDERRSEASAPPHLTPAVLATLALLGAVAPLATDTYLPSFPQVASDLHASESSVQLTLTLFMIGMGLGQLFWGPISDRRGRRGLLLWACALFVAASVVAPMSTSIGMLVAMRFLQGFTGAVGPVLGRAVARDLASGLALARAFSLLGIITSLAPIVAPVLGGLLADPIGWRGILWVVAVIAVLMLVSSFTMVPESLPPGRRQPGGLRDIVRSAGDVLTDLPFVGYTLTQSFGIGILFSFISGSSFVLQNEYGLGSTTYALLFALNALALILGGVFNTRFLGRYRPTSLLRIGLIASIIASAATATVTLVTSEPPLWVLLPLIWIASLCNAPIMANTTTLGLQRHARNAGMAAAVMGAIQSALAGLIAQMVSITGSASAVSMTLVMAGSAILAGVAFVALCRRDEVGEQEA; this is translated from the coding sequence GTGCACCAATCCCGAGACGAAAGAAGATCCGAAGCGTCCGCACCTCCACACCTGACGCCCGCGGTCCTGGCCACACTCGCCCTTCTCGGCGCTGTCGCGCCGCTGGCCACCGACACCTATCTGCCCAGCTTCCCGCAGGTCGCCTCCGACCTGCACGCATCCGAGTCGTCCGTCCAACTGACCCTGACCCTGTTCATGATCGGCATGGGGCTGGGGCAACTGTTCTGGGGCCCGATCTCCGACCGGCGCGGCCGGCGCGGCCTGCTCCTGTGGGCATGCGCGCTCTTCGTCGCCGCCAGCGTGGTGGCCCCCATGTCGACGTCGATCGGCATGCTCGTCGCGATGCGCTTCCTGCAGGGCTTCACCGGCGCCGTCGGCCCGGTGCTCGGCAGAGCCGTGGCCCGTGACCTCGCGAGCGGCCTCGCCCTCGCCAGGGCGTTCAGCCTGCTCGGGATCATCACGAGCCTCGCCCCCATCGTCGCGCCCGTGCTCGGCGGCCTGCTCGCCGACCCGATCGGATGGCGCGGGATCCTGTGGGTCGTGGCCGTGATCGCGGTGCTCATGCTGGTGAGTTCGTTCACGATGGTCCCGGAGTCCCTTCCTCCGGGACGACGCCAGCCGGGTGGGCTGCGAGACATCGTCCGTAGCGCCGGCGACGTGCTCACCGATCTGCCGTTCGTCGGGTACACGCTCACCCAGAGCTTCGGCATCGGCATCCTGTTCTCCTTCATATCGGGCTCGTCCTTCGTGCTGCAGAACGAGTACGGGCTCGGGTCGACGACCTACGCGCTGTTGTTCGCGCTCAACGCGCTCGCGCTGATCCTCGGCGGCGTGTTCAACACCCGCTTCCTCGGCCGCTACCGCCCCACCAGCCTCCTGCGGATCGGTCTGATCGCGAGCATCATCGCATCCGCCGCGACAGCGACCGTCACGCTCGTCACCTCCGAGCCCCCGCTGTGGGTGCTGCTCCCGCTGATCTGGATCGCCTCGCTGTGCAACGCCCCGATCATGGCCAACACCACGACGCTGGGACTCCAGCGCCACGCCCGTAACGCGGGCATGGCAGCGGCAGTCATGGGAGCGATCCAGTCCGCTCTCGCGGGCCTGATCGCACAGATGGTGTCGATAACCGGCAGTGCCAGTGCCGTTTCGATGACCCTGGTGATGGCGGGATCAGCGATTCTGGCGGGGGTGGCATTCGTCGCACTGTGCAGACGGGACGAGGTGGGAGAGCAGGAAGCCTGA
- a CDS encoding carboxymuconolactone decarboxylase family protein — MNDSDITRDERFARGKQVLDSIDGEAGGRVIESLADIAPELGHQIVAWGFGDIYARPDLEPQQRQLVTLGMLTALGGCEPQLEVHIGASLNVGLTPRQIVEAFLHASVYCGFPRALNAVGVARRVFASRGLLPVA; from the coding sequence ATGAACGACAGCGACATCACGAGGGACGAGCGGTTCGCGAGGGGCAAGCAGGTACTCGACTCCATCGACGGCGAGGCGGGTGGCCGGGTGATCGAGTCGCTGGCCGACATCGCGCCGGAGTTGGGCCACCAGATCGTCGCCTGGGGTTTCGGCGACATCTACGCCCGGCCGGATCTGGAGCCCCAGCAGCGCCAGCTCGTCACCCTTGGCATGCTCACCGCCCTCGGCGGATGCGAGCCCCAGTTGGAGGTGCACATCGGCGCCTCCCTGAACGTGGGCCTCACCCCGCGCCAGATCGTCGAGGCATTCCTGCACGCGTCGGTCTACTGTGGTTTTCCCCGCGCCCTCAACGCGGTCGGCGTGGCGCGCAGGGTCTTCGCGAGCAGGGGACTGCTACCGGTCGCCTGA
- a CDS encoding MerR family transcriptional regulator, with amino-acid sequence MTGHEGSEGLTVAQMAEAAGVSAHTLRYYERAGLIRAVPRNGGNQRRYQPGDVEWVGFLLRLRETGMPVSRMREYASLRAQGDASLRARLELLVEHQERLRRQIAALQAHEQALAAKVRVYARLLDDHGGHEELGHE; translated from the coding sequence ATGACCGGGCACGAGGGATCCGAAGGACTGACGGTGGCGCAGATGGCCGAGGCCGCGGGCGTGTCGGCCCACACGCTGCGGTACTACGAGCGGGCGGGCCTGATCCGGGCCGTGCCGCGCAACGGCGGGAACCAGCGCCGGTACCAACCCGGCGACGTGGAATGGGTCGGGTTCCTGCTACGGCTCCGGGAGACCGGCATGCCGGTCTCCCGGATGCGCGAGTACGCCTCGCTGCGTGCGCAGGGGGACGCGTCCCTGCGCGCCCGCCTGGAGCTGCTGGTCGAGCATCAGGAGCGCCTGCGCCGGCAGATCGCCGCGCTCCAGGCGCACGAGCAGGCACTCGCGGCCAAGGTGCGGGTCTACGCCCGGCTGCTCGACGACCACGGCGGGCACGAGGAACTCGGCCACGAGTGA